A stretch of Frankiaceae bacterium DNA encodes these proteins:
- a CDS encoding MBL fold metallo-hydrolase: MLTTDLGGGVHTIDTLMSGYSGITAGYLVLSERPCLVETGTARSAPVVQAALAEHGLGPEDLATVVVTHIHLDHAGGVGDIAAAYPKAEVVVHELGARHLVDPSKLMASAQRVYGPLMDEVFGPLLPTPEQRVRAVGDQASIDLGGGRTLSVRYSPGHAKHHVGLFDDSTGDLYVGDAAGIYVPEVDLLRPATPPPDFDLDVALASIALFQDMAPARLLFSHYGPVSHVDDILERSVEEIRLWVELVGEARGSELDLDHAVGLVRERTAERYAAIRTDPELDEKFERLNSFAANIVGINRWLDKVEGRTYDFGDAAGPPPLAG, translated from the coding sequence ATGTTGACAACCGACCTCGGCGGCGGCGTCCACACGATCGACACGCTGATGTCGGGCTACTCGGGCATCACCGCGGGCTACCTCGTGCTCAGCGAGCGGCCGTGCCTGGTCGAGACCGGCACCGCGAGGTCCGCGCCGGTCGTCCAGGCCGCGCTCGCGGAGCACGGGCTCGGCCCCGAGGATCTCGCCACCGTCGTCGTCACGCACATCCACCTCGACCACGCGGGCGGCGTGGGCGACATCGCGGCGGCGTACCCGAAGGCCGAGGTCGTCGTCCACGAGCTCGGCGCGCGGCACCTGGTCGACCCCAGCAAGCTCATGGCGAGCGCGCAGCGGGTGTACGGGCCGCTGATGGACGAGGTGTTCGGCCCGCTGCTGCCCACCCCTGAGCAACGCGTCCGCGCCGTCGGCGACCAGGCGTCGATCGACCTCGGCGGCGGGCGCACCCTGAGCGTCCGCTACTCCCCTGGGCACGCGAAGCACCACGTCGGGCTGTTCGACGACTCGACCGGCGACCTCTACGTCGGCGACGCGGCCGGCATCTACGTCCCCGAGGTCGACCTGCTCCGCCCCGCGACGCCGCCCCCGGACTTCGACCTCGACGTCGCGCTGGCCTCGATCGCGCTGTTCCAGGACATGGCACCGGCGCGGCTGCTGTTCAGCCACTACGGCCCGGTCTCGCACGTGGACGACATCCTCGAGCGCTCCGTCGAGGAGATCCGCCTGTGGGTCGAGCTGGTCGGCGAGGCGCGCGGCAGCGAGCTGGACCTCGACCACGCGGTCGGCCTGGTGCGCGAACGCACCGCTGAGCGCTACGCCGCCATCCGCACCGACCCCGAGCTGGACGAGAAGTTCGAGCGGCTGAACTCCTTCGCCGCGAACATCGTCGGCATCAACCGCTGGCTCGACAAGGTCGAGGGACGGACGTACGACTTCGGCGACGCGGCGGGGCCTCCCCCGCTGGCGGGCTAG